Proteins encoded by one window of Musa acuminata AAA Group cultivar baxijiao chromosome BXJ2-9, Cavendish_Baxijiao_AAA, whole genome shotgun sequence:
- the LOC135623542 gene encoding probable voltage-gated potassium channel subunit beta — MQYKNLGRSGLKVSQLSYGAWVTFGNQVDVKEAKVLLQCCRDHGVNFFDNAEVYANGRAEEIMGQAIRELGWRRSDIVVSTKIFWGGPGPNDKGLSRKHLVEGTRASLRRLDMDYVDVVLCHRPDAATPIEETVRAMNHIIDKGWAFYWGTSEWSAQQITEACAIASRLDLVGPIVEQPEYNLLSRHKVEVEYLPLYSTYGLGLTTWSPLASGVLTGKYSKGNVPADSRFALENYKVRLETLIHLLYATM, encoded by the exons ATGCAGTACAAGAACTTGGGGCGATCGGGGTTGAAGGTGAGCCAGCTCTCGTACGGGGCGTGGGTCACGTTTGGGAACCAGGTCGATGTCAAGGAGGCGAAGGTGCTGCTGCAGTGCTGCCGCGACCACGGCGTGAACTTCTTCGACAACGCCGAGGTCTACGCCAACGGCCGAGCGGAGGAGATCATGGGCCAGGCCATCCGCGAGCTCGGTTGGCGCCGGTCCGACATCGTCGTGTCCACCAAGATCTTCTGGGGCGGCCCCGGCCCCAACGACAAGGGCCTCTCCCGGAAGCACCTCGTCGAGGGCACCCGCGCCTCCCTCCGCCGCCTCGACATGGACTACGTCGACGTCGTCTTGTGCCACCGCCCTGACGCCGCCACCCCCATCGAGGAGACCGTCCGCGCCATGAACCATATCATCGACAAGGGCTGGGCATTCTACTGGGGCACTTCCGAGTGGTCCGCCCAGCAGATCACTGAGGCCTGTGCCATCGCCTCCCGCCTCGACCTCGTCGGCCCTATCGTCGAGCAGCCCGAGTACAACCTCCTCTCTCGGCACAAG GTTGAAGTAGAATACCTTCCTCTGTACAGCACGTATGGCCTGGGTCTCACCACATGGAGTCCATTAGCATCGGGAGTGCTGACTGGGAAATACAGTAAAGGAAATGTACCTGCTGACAGTCGGTTTGCACTTGAGAATTACAAGGTGAGGTTGGAGACACTAATTCACTTGTTATATGCAACTATGTAG